A single region of the Salvelinus sp. IW2-2015 linkage group LG20, ASM291031v2, whole genome shotgun sequence genome encodes:
- the LOC111981555 gene encoding plexin domain-containing protein 1 isoform X2: protein MDSSMRKPSNRSPREPWLGDARVAREVLGGGLTIDTLPDNMTHLVEDAGRYYTWRSFGPDDQRTDELWVDLNDLEQGQVRMHGILSNTHRQAAKVALSFDFPFYGHYLRQITIATGGFIFMGEVTHRMLTATQYIAPLMANFDPSFSKESTVQYLDNGEVFVVQWERVRLHGREAEGAYTFQAALHLTGTITFSYRDIPLPVEVISSAEHQVKAGLSDAFMVNLPSPQSSDAQRRLYEYHRVDIDTTKITNNSAFEFTALPTCLQHDSCELCLSSNLTSGCTWCNVLQRCSDGMDRHRQEWLDYACSEEAKDVTCEDYSKGGPDSXIDPSVPSDSEVTTPLGPLPEGPATENDTKHVILYNDVKTGPPRQHDGSAHTGVIAGVVAALVLLLALTLLALYINSHPSAASPLYILQRRNSYWPSMKFRKQGFHSSYAEVEVEGHEKEGIMEAGQC, encoded by the exons ATGGACAGCAGCATGAGGAAGCCATCAAACAGGTCCCCCAGAGAGCCGTGGCTGGGTGACGCCAGGGTGGCCAGGGAAGTACTGGGAGGAGGACTGACCATTGACACCCTACCAGACAACATGACACACTTAGTG GAGGACGCTGGTAGGTATTACACATGGCGTAGTTTTGGCCCTGATGACCAACGCACAGATGAACTCTGGGTAGATCTAAACGACCTAGAGCAAGGCCAAGTCAGAATGCATGGCATTTtgtccaacacacacagacaggctgcG AAGGTTGCCCTCTCATTTGACTTCCCCTTCTACGGACATTATTTGAGGCAGATTACCATAGCAACAGGAG GGTTTATTTTCATGGGAGAGGTCACACACCGCATGCTGACAGCAACACAGTACATCGCTCCCCTCATGGCCAACTTTGACCCCAGCTTCTCCAAGGAGTCTACTGTGCAGTACCTGGACAATG GTGAGGTGTTTGTGGTGCAGTGGGAGCGGGTGAGACTTCatgggagggaggcagagggggcATACACCTTCCAGGCTGCCCTGCACCTCACAGGGACCATCACCTTCAGCtacagagat ATACCTTTGCCAGTGGAGGTGATAAGTTCTGCTGAGCACCAAGTGAAGGCAGGGTTGTCAGATGCATTCATGGTGAACCTGCCTTCCCCTCAATCCTCAG ATGCCCAACGTCGGCTCTACGAGTACCATCGGGTGGACATCGATACAACTAAGATCACCAACAACTCTGCCTTTGAGTTCACTGCATTGCCTA cCTGTCTGCAGCATGACAGCTGTGAACTCTGCCTCTCGTCCAACCTAACCTCTGGCTGTACCTGGTGCAACGTCCTCCAGAG GTGCTCAGACGGAATGGACAGACACAGGCAGGAGTGGCTGGACTACGCCTGTTCAGAAGAG GCCAAAGATGTCACCTGTGAGGATTATTCCAAGGGGGGACCAGACAGCTYCATTGACCCTTCAGTTCCCTCAGACTCTGAGGTCACCACTCCCCTGGGGCCCCTACCAGAAGGCCCTGCCACGGAGA atgacacaaaacatgtgaTTCTATACAATG ACGTGAAGACAGGCCCTCCGAGACAACACGACGGGTCAGCTCACACAGGAGTTATAGCAGGTGTAGTAGCTGCATTGGTGCTACTGCTGGCTCTGACACTGCTGGCTCTTTACATCAACTCTCATCCTTCTGCTGCCTCACCACTCTACATCCTACAG CGACGCAACAGCTACTGGCCATCCATGAAGTTCAGGAAGCAGGGATTCCACTCCAGCTACGCAGAGGTGGAGGTCGAAGGTCACGAGAAGGAGGGAATCATGGAAGCTGGCCAGTGCTGA
- the LOC111981555 gene encoding plexin domain-containing protein 1 isoform X1 encodes MDSSMRKPSNRSPREPWLGDARVAREVLGGGLTIDTLPDNMTHLVEDAGRYYTWRSFGPDDQRTDELWVDLNDLEQGQVRMHGILSNTHRQAAKVALSFDFPFYGHYLRQITIATGGFIFMGEVTHRMLTATQYIAPLMANFDPSFSKESTVQYLDNGEVFVVQWERVRLHGREAEGAYTFQAALHLTGTITFSYRDIPLPVEVISSAEHQVKAGLSDAFMVNLPSPQSSDAQRRLYEYHRVDIDTTKITNNSAFEFTALPTCLQHDSCELCLSSNLTSGCTWCNVLQRCSDGMDRHRQEWLDYACSEEAKDVTCEDYSKGGPDSXIDPSVPSDSEVTTPLGPLPEGPATENDTKHVILYNGKDVKTGPPRQHDGSAHTGVIAGVVAALVLLLALTLLALYINSHPSAASPLYILQRRNSYWPSMKFRKQGFHSSYAEVEVEGHEKEGIMEAGQC; translated from the exons ATGGACAGCAGCATGAGGAAGCCATCAAACAGGTCCCCCAGAGAGCCGTGGCTGGGTGACGCCAGGGTGGCCAGGGAAGTACTGGGAGGAGGACTGACCATTGACACCCTACCAGACAACATGACACACTTAGTG GAGGACGCTGGTAGGTATTACACATGGCGTAGTTTTGGCCCTGATGACCAACGCACAGATGAACTCTGGGTAGATCTAAACGACCTAGAGCAAGGCCAAGTCAGAATGCATGGCATTTtgtccaacacacacagacaggctgcG AAGGTTGCCCTCTCATTTGACTTCCCCTTCTACGGACATTATTTGAGGCAGATTACCATAGCAACAGGAG GGTTTATTTTCATGGGAGAGGTCACACACCGCATGCTGACAGCAACACAGTACATCGCTCCCCTCATGGCCAACTTTGACCCCAGCTTCTCCAAGGAGTCTACTGTGCAGTACCTGGACAATG GTGAGGTGTTTGTGGTGCAGTGGGAGCGGGTGAGACTTCatgggagggaggcagagggggcATACACCTTCCAGGCTGCCCTGCACCTCACAGGGACCATCACCTTCAGCtacagagat ATACCTTTGCCAGTGGAGGTGATAAGTTCTGCTGAGCACCAAGTGAAGGCAGGGTTGTCAGATGCATTCATGGTGAACCTGCCTTCCCCTCAATCCTCAG ATGCCCAACGTCGGCTCTACGAGTACCATCGGGTGGACATCGATACAACTAAGATCACCAACAACTCTGCCTTTGAGTTCACTGCATTGCCTA cCTGTCTGCAGCATGACAGCTGTGAACTCTGCCTCTCGTCCAACCTAACCTCTGGCTGTACCTGGTGCAACGTCCTCCAGAG GTGCTCAGACGGAATGGACAGACACAGGCAGGAGTGGCTGGACTACGCCTGTTCAGAAGAG GCCAAAGATGTCACCTGTGAGGATTATTCCAAGGGGGGACCAGACAGCTYCATTGACCCTTCAGTTCCCTCAGACTCTGAGGTCACCACTCCCCTGGGGCCCCTACCAGAAGGCCCTGCCACGGAGA atgacacaaaacatgtgaTTCTATACAATGGTAAAG ACGTGAAGACAGGCCCTCCGAGACAACACGACGGGTCAGCTCACACAGGAGTTATAGCAGGTGTAGTAGCTGCATTGGTGCTACTGCTGGCTCTGACACTGCTGGCTCTTTACATCAACTCTCATCCTTCTGCTGCCTCACCACTCTACATCCTACAG CGACGCAACAGCTACTGGCCATCCATGAAGTTCAGGAAGCAGGGATTCCACTCCAGCTACGCAGAGGTGGAGGTCGAAGGTCACGAGAAGGAGGGAATCATGGAAGCTGGCCAGTGCTGA
- the LOC111981555 gene encoding plexin domain-containing protein 1 isoform X3 gives MDSSMRKPSNRSPREPWLGDARVAREVLGGGLTIDTLPDNMTHLVEDAGRYYTWRSFGPDDQRTDELWVDLNDLEQGQVRMHGILSNTHRQAAKVALSFDFPFYGHYLRQITIATGGFIFMGEVTHRMLTATQYIAPLMANFDPSFSKESTVQYLDNGEVFVVQWERVRLHGREAEGAYTFQAALHLTGTITFSYRDIPLPVEVISSAEHQVKAGLSDAFMVNLPSPQSSDAQRRLYEYHRVDIDTTKITNNSAFEFTALPTCLQHDSCELCLSSNLTSGCTWCNVLQRCSDGMDRHRQEWLDYACSEEAKDVTCEDYSKGGPDSXIDPSVPSDSEVTTPLGPLPEGPATENVKTGPPRQHDGSAHTGVIAGVVAALVLLLALTLLALYINSHPSAASPLYILQRRNSYWPSMKFRKQGFHSSYAEVEVEGHEKEGIMEAGQC, from the exons ATGGACAGCAGCATGAGGAAGCCATCAAACAGGTCCCCCAGAGAGCCGTGGCTGGGTGACGCCAGGGTGGCCAGGGAAGTACTGGGAGGAGGACTGACCATTGACACCCTACCAGACAACATGACACACTTAGTG GAGGACGCTGGTAGGTATTACACATGGCGTAGTTTTGGCCCTGATGACCAACGCACAGATGAACTCTGGGTAGATCTAAACGACCTAGAGCAAGGCCAAGTCAGAATGCATGGCATTTtgtccaacacacacagacaggctgcG AAGGTTGCCCTCTCATTTGACTTCCCCTTCTACGGACATTATTTGAGGCAGATTACCATAGCAACAGGAG GGTTTATTTTCATGGGAGAGGTCACACACCGCATGCTGACAGCAACACAGTACATCGCTCCCCTCATGGCCAACTTTGACCCCAGCTTCTCCAAGGAGTCTACTGTGCAGTACCTGGACAATG GTGAGGTGTTTGTGGTGCAGTGGGAGCGGGTGAGACTTCatgggagggaggcagagggggcATACACCTTCCAGGCTGCCCTGCACCTCACAGGGACCATCACCTTCAGCtacagagat ATACCTTTGCCAGTGGAGGTGATAAGTTCTGCTGAGCACCAAGTGAAGGCAGGGTTGTCAGATGCATTCATGGTGAACCTGCCTTCCCCTCAATCCTCAG ATGCCCAACGTCGGCTCTACGAGTACCATCGGGTGGACATCGATACAACTAAGATCACCAACAACTCTGCCTTTGAGTTCACTGCATTGCCTA cCTGTCTGCAGCATGACAGCTGTGAACTCTGCCTCTCGTCCAACCTAACCTCTGGCTGTACCTGGTGCAACGTCCTCCAGAG GTGCTCAGACGGAATGGACAGACACAGGCAGGAGTGGCTGGACTACGCCTGTTCAGAAGAG GCCAAAGATGTCACCTGTGAGGATTATTCCAAGGGGGGACCAGACAGCTYCATTGACCCTTCAGTTCCCTCAGACTCTGAGGTCACCACTCCCCTGGGGCCCCTACCAGAAGGCCCTGCCACGGAGA ACGTGAAGACAGGCCCTCCGAGACAACACGACGGGTCAGCTCACACAGGAGTTATAGCAGGTGTAGTAGCTGCATTGGTGCTACTGCTGGCTCTGACACTGCTGGCTCTTTACATCAACTCTCATCCTTCTGCTGCCTCACCACTCTACATCCTACAG CGACGCAACAGCTACTGGCCATCCATGAAGTTCAGGAAGCAGGGATTCCACTCCAGCTACGCAGAGGTGGAGGTCGAAGGTCACGAGAAGGAGGGAATCATGGAAGCTGGCCAGTGCTGA